One stretch of Aquimarina sp. Aq107 DNA includes these proteins:
- a CDS encoding M48 family metallopeptidase yields MKNILLLSLVILVSCKSDKQDNFLENHDHSKHISQKIKSEKAIDFYNKGAKLFKKRNLDSAKIYLNKSLEIEKNPMVINELGTIALTEKKYQEAINYFNDGIKQDLNYWPNHINKSRAFILENHFNSAEKTLKNMLLKCESEYWRAYANLYLTYIYTNGIVDCEKAKESSNKAVFIKKDIKLKNQYENIINRMKKDCS; encoded by the coding sequence ATGAAAAATATATTATTACTCTCTTTAGTTATTTTAGTATCCTGCAAATCTGACAAGCAAGATAATTTTCTAGAAAACCACGATCATTCAAAACATATAAGCCAGAAAATTAAAAGCGAAAAGGCTATTGATTTCTATAATAAAGGTGCTAAATTATTTAAAAAAAGAAATTTGGATTCTGCAAAAATCTACTTAAATAAATCTTTAGAAATAGAAAAGAATCCAATGGTAATAAATGAACTTGGAACAATTGCATTAACTGAAAAAAAATATCAAGAAGCTATAAATTATTTCAATGACGGTATAAAACAAGATTTAAATTATTGGCCAAATCACATTAATAAATCAAGAGCATTTATCTTAGAAAATCACTTCAATAGTGCGGAAAAAACTTTAAAAAACATGTTACTTAAATGCGAATCTGAGTATTGGAGAGCTTATGCCAATCTATATTTGACTTACATTTATACAAACGGAATAGTAGATTGTGAAAAAGCAAAAGAATCTTCAAATAAAGCAGTCTTTATAAAAAAAGACATTAAGTTAAAAAATCAATATGAGAATATAATTAATAGAATGAAAAAAGACTGTAGTTAA